In Nerophis ophidion isolate RoL-2023_Sa linkage group LG12, RoL_Noph_v1.0, whole genome shotgun sequence, a single window of DNA contains:
- the has3 gene encoding hyaluronan synthase 3, protein MPSRLRNALNIGVTTLFAAVVLFTVLLAYVTGYQFIHTEQHHLSFGLYGAFLSLHLLLQSLFAYLEHRRMKAPICPQLLRRSVALCVAAYQEDPDYLRKCLRSIRRISYPGLKVVLVVDGNRPEDRYMMDIFQEVMGGADQASCMVWKGNYHSDGSGGGGVGERGRSTVHMEEAARVTRLVRGCRFSCVMQEWGGKREVMYTAFKALGDTVDYVQVCDSDTVLDPACTIEMLKILEEDLQVGGVGGDVQILNKYDSWISFLSSVRYWMAFNIERACQSYFGCVQCISGPLGMYRNSLLQRFLEAWYHQTFLGSKCSFGDDRHLTNRVLSFGYKTKYTARSQCQTETPTEYLRWLNQQTRWSKSYFREWLYNALWFHKHSLWMTYESVVTGFFPFFLVATVIHLFYRGRLWNILLFLLTVQLVGMLKATYACFLRGSLIMIFMSLYSLLYMSSLLPAKIFALLTINKAGWGTSGRRKIVVNLIGAVPVTVWTLVLLGGVAYTLYCEAQQPLSESEKALLIAGTILYACYWLILLVLYLAIVAKRCTKREEQYHLPYVEA, encoded by the exons ATGCCCTCTCGCCTCAGGAATGCGTTGAACATTGGGGTCACCACCCTTTTTGCAGCGGTGGTCCTTTTCACCGTCCTGCTGGCCTATGTCACAG GCTACCAGTTCATCCATACTGAGCAGCACCACCTGTCCTTTGGCCTCTACGGTGCCTTCCTCTCCCTCCACCTTCTCCTCCAGAGCCTTTTTGCCTACCTGGAACATCGACGGATGAAGGCGCCCATCTGTCCTCAGCTCCTGCGTCGCTCCGTGGCTCTCTGCGTCGCCGCCTACCAGGAAGACCCGGACTACTTGAGGAAGTGTCTCCGCAGCATCAGACGGATTTCTTACCCCGGACTCAAAGTGGTGCTGGTGGTCGATGGGAACCGACCGGAGGACCGTTACATGATGGACATTTTCCAGGAGGTGATGGGCGGGGCCGATCAGGCTAGCTGCATGGTGTGGAAGGGGAACTACCACAGTGACGGGAGCGGAGGGGGCGGCGTTGGGGAAAGGGGGAGGAGCACGGTTCACATGGAGGAGGCGGCGCGGGTGACACGGCTGGTCAGAGGCTGTCGCTTTTCCTGCGTCATGCAGGAGTGGGGGGGGAAGAGGGAAGTGATGTACACCGCCTTTAAAGCCCTGGGGGACACTGTGGATTATGTGCAG gTGTGTGACTCAGACACCGTTCTAGATCCAGCATGTACCATAGAGATGCTGAAGATCCTGGAGGAGGACCTACAAGTGGGAGGGGTTGGTGGAGATGTGCAG ATCCTCAACAAGTACGACTCATGGATCTCCTTCCTGAGCAGCGTCCGCTACTGGATGGCCTTCAACATCGAGCGAGCCTGCCAGTCCTACTTTGGATGCGTCCAGTGTATCAGCGGTCCTCTGGGGATGTACAGGAACTCCCTTCTCCAGCGTTTCTTGGAGGCCTGGTACCATCAGACTTTCCTGGGCTCCAAGTGCAGCTTTGGCGATGACCGCCACCTGACCAACCGCGTGCTGAGCTTCGGCTACAAGACAAAGTACACGGCACGGTCGCAGTGCCAGACCGAAACGCCGACCGAGTACTTGCGCTGGCTGAACCAGCAGACGCGCTGGAGTAAATCCTACTTCCGCGAGTGGCTCTACAACGCTCTGTGGTTCCACAAGCACAGCCTATGGATGACCTACGAGTCGGTGGTCACCGGATTCTTCCCTTTCTTCCTGGTAGCTACAGTCATCCATCTTTTCTACCGTGGAAGGCTGTGGAACATCTTGCTCTTCTTGCTGACCGTCCAGCTGGTGGGGATGCTGAAGGCGACCTACGCCTGTTTCCTGCGTGGTAGCCTAATCATGATCTTCATGTCGCTCTACTCTCTGCTCTACATGTCCAGCTTGCTCCCTGCTAAAATATTCGCCTTGCTCACCATCAACAAAGCCGGGTGGGGCACTTCCGGTCGAAGGAAGATCGTCGTCAACCTAATCGGCGCCGTCCCTGTCACGGTGTGGACGCTGGTGCTGCTCGGAGGCGTGGCGTACACCCTTTACTGTGAAGCACAGCAGCCGTTGAGCGAATCCGAAAAGGCCTTGTTGATAGCGGGGACGATACTGTACGCCTGCTACTGGCTCATTTTGCTGGTGCTCTACCTCGCAATCGTCGCCAAACGATGCACCAAGAGAGAGGAACAGTATCACCTGCCGTACGTAGAGGCATAA